A genomic region of Lates calcarifer isolate ASB-BC8 linkage group LG9, TLL_Latcal_v3, whole genome shotgun sequence contains the following coding sequences:
- the ppp6c gene encoding serine/threonine-protein phosphatase 6 catalytic subunit translates to MAPLDLDKYVEIARHCKYLPENDLKRLCDYVCDLLLEESNVQPVSTPVTVCGDIHGQFYDLCELFRTGGQVPDTNYIFMGDFVDRGYYSLETFTHLLALKAKWPDRITLLRGNHESRQITQVYGFYDECQTKYGNANAWRYCTKVFDMLTCGSCKFIHCTFTLSQLIDEQVLCVHGGLSPDIKTLDQIRTIERNQEIPHKGAFCDLVWSDPEDVDTWAISPRGAGWLFGSKVTNEFVHINNLKLICRAHQLVHEGYKFMFDEKLVTVWSAPNYCYRCGNIASIMVFKDVNRREPKLFRAVPDSERVIPPRTTTPYFL, encoded by the exons ATGGCTCCGTTAGATCTTGATAAATACGTAGAAATAGCGAGACACTGCAAATACTTACCGGAAAATGATCTAAAG AGATTATGTGATTATGTTTGTGATTTGCTGCTGGAAGAATCAAATGTTCAGCCAGTCTCTACTCCAGTTACTGTTTGTGGAGATATTCACGGTCAG TTTTATGATCTTTGCGAGCTTTTCAGAACTGGAGGCCAAGTTCCAGacacaaattacattttcatg GGAGATTTTGTGGATAGAGGATATTACAGCTTGGAGACATTTACACACCTGCTGGCTTTAAAGGCAAAGTGGCCGGATCGTATCACACTTCTACGTGGAAACCATGAAAGCAGACAAATAACTCAAGTGTACGGCTTTTATG ATGAGTGCCAAACAAAATATGGAAATGCAAATGCCTGGCGGTATTGCACAAAAGTGTTTGACATGCTGACCTGTGGCAGCTGTAAGTTCATTCATTGTACTTTCACATTG TCTCAGTTGATAGATGAGCAGGTACTGTGCGTCCATGGAGGTCTTTCACCAGACATCAAGACTTTGGACCAGATCCGCACCATCGAACGCAACCAAGAAATTCCCCACAAGGGGGCCTTCTGTGATCTTGTGTGGTCAGACCCAGAAGATGTGGACACCTGGGCTATCAGTCCACGAGGTGCTGGCTGGCTGTTTGGTTCCAAGGTTACTAATGAG TTTGTTCACATCAACAATTTGAAGCTCATCTGCCGTGCGCATCAGCTGGTTCATGAAGGCTACAAGTTCATGTTTGACGAGAAGCTAGTGACTGTGTGGTCAGCGCCAAACTACTGCTACCGCTGTGGAAACATTGCATCCATCATGGTCTTCAAGGATGTGAACAGAAGAGAACCCAAGCTGTTCCGTGCTGTCCCTGACTCCGAGCGCGTCATACCTCCTCGAACAACCACACCCTACTTCCTCTGA